The genome window GATGGAGGCGAATACGACCCCTTCGCCGCCTATCTGGAGAACTTATGGTATTTGAACCTCTACTATCTGGCCGCCTGTGCGCGCAGCGCCGATGCGCCGCTGCCCAACGGCGCGCTTTGGCTTAGCCAACAGGATAAGCGCCCACACCCCGCTCTCTACAGCGGCACAGCCCTGCGCACTCTGTTGGCGCCACTGCCTGTGGCCAATCATCCCGAAATCGGCGTGCCCATTGTGGAGACCTACCACCGCCTCTTGCCGACCATGGCGGCCAAAACGAGCCGCGACATGGGGCTAGGCGGCGCCTATTTTCCGGAACGTTTCAATCGCTTGGGGCAAAGTTTCGATGCCTCTTGCACTACCCATAACAACGGCCTCTACACAGCCCTGCTGTTATGGCAACTATGGCGCCACGCGCCCGATCCGTTTTTGCTGAAGGAGCGGGTCTACCCTCTGTTGCGTGCCTGTACGCAGTTCACCCTGGAGCAGCGTGAAGCGATGAGAAGCAACAACCCTCTCAGCGACGCCCAGGAGGACTTCCGAGAGCGCGCGGCGCTCTCACGAGCCCTACGCGCCCTGTTGTGGATGAGCACGACGCTCGACATCGGAGAAGAGGAAACACGTGCCCAGTGGCGCCGGGCGTTGCAGGAATTGGGTGGGGATATGCCTTTCGACCCCCTTCAAGACCTCTTACCCTTCTCGTGCCAAAACGCCGAGCAGCTCTCGCTGCAGCTACGTCAGTGGCTTCAAGAGAGGCATCAGACACCACAGGGTTGGCTTGCTCCGGAGATGCATGTGCCGCAATTGGACTACAGCGCTCAGCTGCTTCTGATCATTCAATCGTTACTCCTGCGGGAGGAATCGCTGCCTAGCCTAGCTCTCACGCGCTCCGACATTAACCCTATCGCCTGGGAAGAGGGTTTTGGCGGAGAAGTTCCCACCGCCATCCACCTGTTTCCGTCGCTGCCCTCTCACTGGAGTGCGGCCTTTACCCTAGCGGCACCGGGTGGTTTTCGCGTAAGTGCCGAGGTTTTAGAAGGCAAAGTACGGTATATCGCCGTTCGCAGCCTTGTTGGTGGTCTATGCCGATTGGTGAACCCTTGGGGAGCGGGCGCTACCGTTCGCATTCTGGACGGCCGGCAAACGCTGGCCGAGGTCTCCGGACCCATACTTGCGTTTGAAACCGTGGCCGGAGGCACCTACCTCATAGAGCGCAGCGACTTTCCTCTTTCTCGCGCGGTGCGCATTCGTTTTCATGGAAGACGAAACGAAGCTTGTAAGACCGTGGGGCGTCTTTTGCTCGGACTGCCAGCACTGCCAACCTCGTAAAGAGACCAGAATGTTGGCTGGAATTGTAGAATCGCACAAAAACGCTTGCCAAAAGCTTTGAAAGCGTGTATAATACAATTTGTAGGAAATCCCTCTCTCGATGAGTCTGCGCTCGTTCCCCCCTTCTACGAGTGTAGGTTTTGTTTCGCCAGCTTTTCCGGCCGGCAAAAAAACAAACAACATACCAAAAGGCAGGACTTCGTATGTTCAGAAGCGTTGCAAACTACTTACGATGGGTTATGCTTACCTCGGTGCTCGCGCTGCTCGTGCTTGTAGGGGCGCTTATTAGCGGTTGTGGCGGCGGTGGAGGTGGTGGTGTACCCGCAGGCAACGGCAGTGGCGGTGGCTCCTCATCGGGCTCTTCTGGCGGCCCACCGCCTGTAGGAAACCCTAACCTCGCCACCATCACCGGTCAGGTCACCGATATCGCCGGTAATCCGGTTGCCGGAGCCGCCATCAGCATTGTTGGAACCAACCTCACCGGCAGCAGTGCTTCCGATGGCTCCTTCACCATCTACAACGTTCCGCTCACGGCCACACAGTTCACGGTAACCCCGCCTAGCGGCTACTATAGCTTCGACGTGCGCTATCTGGGAAACGACTATAACCTCCAAAAACCGTGCCCCCTCCCCCTGCCAAATCCGCTACAGAAGGGTGCCGATCCGTTGCCCGGCCCTGTTCAGCTCTATCCAACGAGTGGGCCGCCACCAGCGCCCACCTATGGCTGTCCGTAAGCTACTGCTGACTTATTCTCACACGGTGCGCATTAGCCGCACCGTGTTTTTTTGTTCAGAGCCCTCCTTTCAACTTCAGTGCAGGCGAAACTCCTATCGGACCTACTTCAACGGGAGGTGTGTTTTTTGCCGCTGAGGAAAGCGCATGAGAGGTAGCTCTAAGCTCTCCGTAAAAATAGGCGAAACATTACCCCCTACTCTTGTATTCTATATATAGAGGCTGTACGACATATCCTACGAGATTTTGGAGAAAGGACTGCAGAATGGTTTTTCAGACGGTTAACCGATGGCTTGTTGCGCTGTTTGCCCTTGGTCTTTTCGCTTTTGGCGGAGGCCGTGCTGCCATCGCAGTGCAGAGTACCGTTTCCTCTCCCGATCAGCAGGCGTTTCATATCCAAGCACAAAGCGACTTCTACCAACTTGCTTGGAACGGCACAAGCGGCACACTTACCCAGATAGAGCCCTCCAGTGGACAGCGCACTGTGTATCTACTGACCCTCTTGCGCATAGATAGCGGCCCTGTAGGCTATGCACACTATCTGGTTTGGTTTCTGGCGCGTAGTCCCCAGAGTTTTGCCATTCTTTGGTGCTATCTTAACGATACGGGAAACGACTTCTACTGCTGGCTCTATCGCTATCCTGGCACCCAACTCAATGGCGTTCATTTT of Chthonomonas calidirosea T49 contains these proteins:
- a CDS encoding glycoside hydrolase family 95-like protein, with the translated sequence MSSNRFVTATRPVTYPLLSEGAVAFNGSTISVDHSSYMAQHDLVYHMMPTLSALAMPLGDGDLGAMVWCPEKLTVQLQKADLWDDPLPFLEPSTPLEPGEPIATNAESWRMLSAGQLAIDCTPSLFAEPVRYEQRLSPYSATLHITSDSPAGSCQVTAFVAANTGVLVLRYQDQSLRNVQRRIEVSLWRQAHLFALGETIGILQALADRRYALMARVQGREVKAGMRDSHHVYLEIAPSRSCDFTLYVAVATVPRNGDPVSAARAQLQSAMAKGYDTLLREHRQHWAAFWQKSFLRLDGGEYDPFAAYLENLWYLNLYYLAACARSADAPLPNGALWLSQQDKRPHPALYSGTALRTLLAPLPVANHPEIGVPIVETYHRLLPTMAAKTSRDMGLGGAYFPERFNRLGQSFDASCTTHNNGLYTALLLWQLWRHAPDPFLLKERVYPLLRACTQFTLEQREAMRSNNPLSDAQEDFRERAALSRALRALLWMSTTLDIGEEETRAQWRRALQELGGDMPFDPLQDLLPFSCQNAEQLSLQLRQWLQERHQTPQGWLAPEMHVPQLDYSAQLLLIIQSLLLREESLPSLALTRSDINPIAWEEGFGGEVPTAIHLFPSLPSHWSAAFTLAAPGGFRVSAEVLEGKVRYIAVRSLVGGLCRLVNPWGAGATVRILDGRQTLAEVSGPILAFETVAGGTYLIERSDFPLSRAVRIRFHGRRNEACKTVGRLLLGLPALPTS
- a CDS encoding carboxypeptidase-like regulatory domain-containing protein gives rise to the protein MFRSVANYLRWVMLTSVLALLVLVGALISGCGGGGGGGVPAGNGSGGGSSSGSSGGPPPVGNPNLATITGQVTDIAGNPVAGAAISIVGTNLTGSSASDGSFTIYNVPLTATQFTVTPPSGYYSFDVRYLGNDYNLQKPCPLPLPNPLQKGADPLPGPVQLYPTSGPPPAPTYGCP